The DNA window TCCTCTGCCTTTTTCAGGAGGAAGTCAAACTTTATGTGCTTGTTGCACAGGATGCACGGGTTGGGCGTAATTCCTTTTATATATGAATCGCAGAAGCTTTCGATCACGTAACTGTAGAAGGCGTCTCTCACGTCAACCGTGTAATGCTCTATCCCGATCTTGTGCGCGACAGACTTTGCAAGCTCAATGGTCTCAACTGAGCAGCAGACATTGGAACTCTTTAAATCCCTTTTGTCCCACAGCTCAAAGCTTAGTCCAATTACTTCATGCCCTTCTTTTTTTAGCAGATAAGCGGCAACGGACGAATCAACGCCTCCGCTCATGGCAACGATCACTTTCATGGCTTTTTATTCTATCACATGGAAGGAACTGGACGCAGATTAAAGCAGAAAAGATACTCTTGTAAAAAGACAATCTTTTGAGTCTGCTGCACGAATCAAAGTCTGTCACCCTGAACTCGTTTCAGGGTCTCATAACGTATGATTATATTAGATGCTGAAACAAGTTCAGCATGACATTATTGCCAAGCCAACCATTTGATATTGATATTTTAATTACCTTAAGTTTAAAGTAACAAAACGTACCTGACTTAATATATGTCAAAAGCAAAATCGGATAAAACAACTTCTGCCAAACGCACCTCTTTCCCGGACGACGAGAGAACTCGCCCCTGGTTGAAACTGCTCCTTGACGCTTATTTCATCGTGGACAAGGGTGTCGTTAAAGCAATCGCCGATGAACAGCAGAAAGGCAGAAAGCTCGCTTGCGGCAAGGGCTGTTCAAGCTGCTGCGGCACCCACAAAGACATTCCGGCATATCCTCTGGAATTGATGGGCCTCTCATGGTACGTGACTGAGAAAGCAGCCGGTGCCGTCCGTGAGGCCTTGATGAGACAGCTTGAAAGTCACAAGAAAGATGACCCCTGCCCTTTTCTTGTTGAAGGAATTTGTTCCGTGCATCCGGTCAGGCCGATGGCATGCAGGCAGTTCAATGTTTTCAATAAGCCCTGCGAGGAAAGTGAAGACCCCTTTTACACAAGACGCGAAGATGTGCTGGACCCGGTCAAGAAATACGTGGACCAGGCCTTTTTCATCATGCTCCCTTTCTACGGAGTGGAAAAAGAATCCGAGCGCATTAAGGTCATCGAGACCGGGGCCTTTCATAAAATGGTAAAAGAACTCCACGCCTGTAATTGGAAGAGCCTCGCTGAAAAGATGCAGCATTTTGACCCGTCAAAAACCTGATGATTTACTAAAAGACATCTTTTTTATAAAATAGCCGGGTTATGCTCCCATTAAAAGACAAAGTCGCTTTGATAACAGGCAGCTCAAGAGGCATCGGAAACGCGATCGCGCGCAAGCTCGCCCTTGCCGGAGCGGACATTGTGGTAAATTTCAGGAAGGCCGGGGGCTCTTCTCAGGAACAGGCTGAACAACTGTGCAGGGAAGTGGAAGGAATGGGACGCCGGGCCCTGATGGTCCAGGCTGACATAGCGGTAAAAGATTCGGTGAAAAAGTTGTTCGCCGAGGTGAATGAAAAATTCGGACGGCTCGACATCCTTATACTCAACGCTGCCAAGGCGCCTTTTAAACCGATCGAAAAACTCTTTGAGCGGGAGCTGCGGCAGTTGGTTGAAACAAATTACCTCGGCAACATATTCTGCATTCAGGAGGCATTGCCCCTTTTGGAAAGATCAGGCGGGAAGATTGTTTTTATCTCAAGCCTCGGCAGCCGGTTTTATAATCCCGCTTACCCGCTTGGCAGCATGAAGGCCGCGATGGAATCAGTTGTCCGGGACTGCGCGGAAGGACTGAGGCAAAAGAACATCTCGGTCAACGCGGTCTGCGGCGGCATTGTCAAAACCGATTCGTTTAAAGTGCTGAGACAGTTCTGGGAGAATATCGACATGCTGCCGGAGAGTCTTTTTGTAGAGCCGGATGAATTAGCCGACGTCGTGGTTTTTTTATGCGGCAAAGAAAGCAGGGGGATCACCGGCCAGACAATCGTTGTCGATAAAGGGCTGAGCAACGCGATCTGCAGATTGCCGGAGAGCAAATGACACGAGAAACAGAAGTTGAGAAGCTGGGAAGTTGAGAAGCTGGGACAAAGAATAAACCCTGTCTTTCTCAACTTCATAACTTCTTATCCTCTCAACTTCTTTCTAAATATTAAGGAGGCATTATGGGTCAGAACCTTGTTACAGAGGAAAAAGTTTTTGGTGAATTGAAAAAGGCCGTTGTTGAGACGCTGAGGGCTGATGAAAATAAAATTAAACCTGAGACGTCTTTGATAAAAGACCTGGGCGCCGAGTCGCTCGATTTTCTTGATATCAACTACAGGCTGGAGCAGGCGTTCGGCATCAAGATGGCCCGCCATTTCGTACTTGAACATATAGAGGAAATGTACGGCGAGGGCACTGCCCTTGATGAGAACGGCCAACTGACAGACAAGGCTGTTGCGGTGCTGAAGATCAGGTTCGGCGAAAATGTCGCCGAGTTAAAACCCGGAATGGACATGGACGAGATACCCGCGCTGGTCACCGCGCAGTCAATGGTAAGCGGCGTGATGGACATCCTCGACAGCCTGCCTGAGAAATGCACAAAGTGCGGAGCGTCTTCATGGAAATCCGAGGACGGCGTCAAGGTAAAATGCGGTTCCTGCGGCGAGGCAGCGGAATACTCAAACGGCGACGACCTGATCAAGGCATGGCTTACAAAAGTACAGGAAGAGAAGAAGCTATTTTAAAAGGGATTGGGGATTAGGTGTTAGGGATTAGCAAGAAAAAACCAACCCCCAATCCCTGACCCCTAACCCCTATCTAATTTAAACATTATGAGCGCTCAATCTTTAAAACGCAGAGTAGTAATAACCGGATACGGGATGGTTACGCCTTCGGGAAAAAATACCGTGGAGACCTTTGAGAACTGTACAAAAGGCGTCTCCGGCGTTGACTACATTAAATCTTTTGACACCACCGGCTTTCCCTGCCGGAT is part of the Nitrospirota bacterium genome and encodes:
- a CDS encoding YkgJ family cysteine cluster protein; its protein translation is MSKAKSDKTTSAKRTSFPDDERTRPWLKLLLDAYFIVDKGVVKAIADEQQKGRKLACGKGCSSCCGTHKDIPAYPLELMGLSWYVTEKAAGAVREALMRQLESHKKDDPCPFLVEGICSVHPVRPMACRQFNVFNKPCEESEDPFYTRREDVLDPVKKYVDQAFFIMLPFYGVEKESERIKVIETGAFHKMVKELHACNWKSLAEKMQHFDPSKT
- a CDS encoding SDR family oxidoreductase; amino-acid sequence: MLPLKDKVALITGSSRGIGNAIARKLALAGADIVVNFRKAGGSSQEQAEQLCREVEGMGRRALMVQADIAVKDSVKKLFAEVNEKFGRLDILILNAAKAPFKPIEKLFERELRQLVETNYLGNIFCIQEALPLLERSGGKIVFISSLGSRFYNPAYPLGSMKAAMESVVRDCAEGLRQKNISVNAVCGGIVKTDSFKVLRQFWENIDMLPESLFVEPDELADVVVFLCGKESRGITGQTIVVDKGLSNAICRLPESK